The genomic window CTTGCAGCCTTCAAGGAGGCCAACGAGCGGATGTTCTCGGAGGGGCTCGCCGCCGCGCCGGACGTGCCCATGCCGGAGAGCTGGCCTGCCGGTCTCAAGGCGCGGTACGGGGAGCTGGGAAAGACCATACTCGATCTCATGGGCATCGACAGGGAGGACAAGGATGCGCGCAACCGCCTCTATGCCCGCATGGCAGGACTCTTCGGCGCGCCCTGCCTGATCGTGGTCACCATCCCCCGGGAGGTTTCGGTCGAGTACGCCATGCTCGACGCGGGGATCGTCGTGCAGACGATCTGCCTGCTGGCGCATGCCCGGGGCCTCGGCACCTGCATCATGGCGGCCGCGGTCCGGTACCCGGACCTGCTGCGGAGGATCGCCGGCATCCCCCAGGACCGGCGGATTGTTGCGGCCATCGCCGTCGGGTACCCCGACCCCGAGTGTCCCCTCAACCGCTTCGAGAGGAAACGGGCGGATTTGAGGGAGATCGTCCGCTGGGTCGGCTGATCCCGCGGTCGCCTGCCGCACCCGGGGCACAGATGCGTTCGGCAGGGCGGGTGCGGCGTCGCAGCCGCCTGCGCCGCGGGGATGAGCCGGCATCGGAAGAACGTTGTAGTGCCGGATCATGCCGACGCCGTATTGACTTGTTGCGGCAAAGGGGCGACACTGCAGCCGGAGACCATGACGCGGAACCGCGGCTCCCTGGAGGTTGGGTCATGAAAAAGACATCGATTGCGTTGCTGGTCGTCTGTGCCCTGCTCGCGAGCACGGCGCAGGCCTTTGCCGAGCCGCCGAAGGACGGGATGGCGATCGCGGCGGACGTCCTGATCGCGCGGCCTGTCGGTCTCGTGTCCATCGTGGCGGGCACGGCGATGTTCATCGTCTCGCTGCCCTTCGCGATCCCGAGCGGAAGCGTCGAAACGGCGGGGAGGCTGCTCGTCGCGG from Syntrophaceae bacterium includes these protein-coding regions:
- a CDS encoding nitroreductase, with amino-acid sequence MELEAAVRGRRSIRKFTERKVPGIIIEEILEAARWAPSWGNTQPWEFTVMAGAPLAAFKEANERMFSEGLAAAPDVPMPESWPAGLKARYGELGKTILDLMGIDREDKDARNRLYARMAGLFGAPCLIVVTIPREVSVEYAMLDAGIVVQTICLLAHARGLGTCIMAAAVRYPDLLRRIAGIPQDRRIVAAIAVGYPDPECPLNRFERKRADLREIVRWVG